The following proteins are co-located in the Pyricularia oryzae 70-15 chromosome 1, whole genome shotgun sequence genome:
- a CDS encoding C6 zinc finger domain-containing protein → MARKGSEKRRTGCVTCKKRRIKCDEALPTCSRCRYSGRNCAYAEPPVGCFSWHHLLHSSTASIPPPPSRRLPDSAIRGLDYFRCEVAPKLGGELDGAFWTSVVLRLATTEDAVLHGVLAISLLHEDFEPGWERRGADGDEGAALVHYNRALRMVASRELGTGVVLVMSILFTCVEFLRGNQAAAVTHCRHGTLVSRLPGCRNDDVMTVLRQLSPVPYFFSSGGDFPVLEMVDREGRFGTVSQASEAMDELMAEAIRLVRSLDGYRLGVEDAAAMPAGAQDTQLAMVRKLASWKTAFEELANRVDVTRSTHALLLMRFRVCWIWSCIALRRDETASDLFQADFAHIVELAGSVAPGEGPEAGTNFLFGMGMSPLLHFVVIKCRHLPTRLEALEMLRKMGRRRESLWDAATMYRIGEVLIKREHGFPVVPGMKLGAWELPADDKRVRDSYMEDEVFVERDHMGKEVLRRRIYLFVRQGKAIVREADWISQGDLI, encoded by the exons ATGGCGCGCAAAGGCTCGGAAAAGCGAAGAACTGGGTGTGTCACCTGCAA AAAACGACGGATAAAGTGCGACGAGGCCCTTCCTACGTGTTCCCGCTGTCGATACAGCGGAAGGAATTGCGCCTACGCCGAGCCGCCGGTCGGCTGCTTCTCGTGGCATCACCTCCTGCACTCATCCACGGCGTCCATCCCGCCTCCTCCGTCCCGCCGCCTGCCCGATTCGGCGATCAGGGGGCTGGACTATTTCCGCTGCGAGGTGGCCCCGAAGCTCGGCGGCGAGCTCGACGGTGCCTTTTGGACCAGCGTGGTGCTGCGGCTCGCGACCACGGAGGACGCGGTGCTGCATGGCGTGTTGGCCATCAGTCTGCTGCACGAGGACTTTGAGCCGGGCTGGGAGAGGCGAGGGGCCGACGGCGACGAGGGGGCGGCGCTGGTGCACTACAACCGCGCGTTGCGGATGGTCGCCTCGCGGGAGCTGGGAACGGGCGTGGTCCTGGTCATGTCCATCTTGTTCACCTGCGTCGAGTTTCTCAGGGGCAACCAAGCAGCCGCCGTCACCCACTGCCGTCACGGGACTCTGGTCTCGCGCCTACCGGGCTGTCGGAACGACGACGTCATGACCGTGCTCCGGCAGCTGAGTCCAGTTCCGTACTTCTTCTCCAGCGGTGGCGATTTCCCCGTCCTTGAGATGGTGGATCGGGAGGGACGTTTTGGCACGGTATCGCAGGCTTCGGAGGCAATGGACGAGCTGATGGCTGAGGCAATCAGGCTGGTGCGATCCCTCGACGGCTATCGTCTGGGTGTCGAGGATGCCGCCGCTATGCCTGCCGGTGCTCAGGACACGCAGCTGGCCATGGTGAGGAAACTGGCGTCGTGGAAGACTGCCTTTGAGGAACTGGCAAACAGAGTCGACGTCACTAGGTCCACCCACGCGCTGCTGCTCATGAGGTTCCGGGTGTGCTGGATCTGGTCGTGCATAGCGCTGCGTAGGGACGAGACGGCGAGCGACCTGTTCCAAGCCGACTTTGCACACATAGTCGAGCTTGCCGGCAGCGTGGCACCCGGCGAGGGGCCGGAGGCTGGCACAAACTTTTTGTTCGGTATGGGCATGTCGCCCCTGCTGCATTTTGTCGTCATCAAGTGCCGACACCTCCCAACGAGGCTCGAGGCGCTGGAGATGCTCCGGAAGATGGGCAGGAGGAGAGAATCGCTGTGGGATGCAGCGACCATGTACAGGATCGGAGAGGTCCTCATCAAGAGGGAGCATGGATTCCCGGTGGTGCCGGGGATGAAGCTGGGCGCATGGGAGCTACCGGCGGACGACAAGAGAGTAAGAGACTCGTACATGGAGGACGAGGTCTTTGTGGAGCGGGACCACATGGGCAAGGAGGTGCTCCGTCGGCGGATATATCTTTTTGTTCGTCAAGGCAAGGCCATTGTTCGAGAGGCTGACTGGATTTCCCAGGGTGATTTGATTTGA
- a CDS encoding CAIB/BAIF family enzyme, with protein sequence MRFVTHGPLTGHDDSCQWDHSSDKLCDELNCAPTRAALGYSSVKEARNVLERVLQLAPVPEEIAAKARNVEFVSASDLPYFPIPFKETELGAALKAVEASIGLAIAELRRTASAADATQNGVASQLAERGSQNGAPRIKIDLERTTAFLFQTYLTSIGGFTKPEKGATQFLKATDLLEAQSDLYRRMSANLYSTKNPGEYYHIHGSLEASSTLRMLGLEARRPDLTEKGHDAIVDEIESRVSQYTVSELEFLNGLNRQAGVQALKHEEFLQTAHGKANSNSPPWSVDAIETTTPPAPFLRPINPTGDAAQRRPLAGIKVLDVSRIIAAPTIGRILAEYGADVLKINCPHLSDVPFFQLDGNMGKRTAELNLKSADGRKRFEELLADADVVIEGFRPGAIERLGYGPRAMASMAERRGRGYVYVSETCFGHVGEWSNRPGWQQIADCVTGLAWEQGRFLGLDEPVVPPFPISDYGTGCMGAIAALTGLYHRAKSGGSWHCRASLMHYDLLLIGMGQYPDDVKRFLLHGAGGQEKETENVQAPNKKTDSNHSSGTSAKTKTNANVPEFPRDIRHSHSVDQISGSALQMMRRRHPDFFAQLPGMMETWHSAGFGAEVVVVQPVAQIEGVELAYSRGSRPNGSDAPDWDGFDGPGKDVKVT encoded by the exons ATGCGGTTTGTTACCCACGGCCCCTTGACGGGACATGACGACAGTTGCCAGTGGGATCACTCGAGTGACAAACTTTGCGATGAGCTCAACTGCGCTCCGACAAGAGCAGCGCTGGGTTACTCGAGCGTCAAGGAGGCGCGCAACGTCCTTGAGCGAGTCCTGCAGCTGGCCCCGGTCCCGGAGGAGATTGCAGCAAAAGCAAGAAATGTAGAGTTTGTCTCGGCCAGCGACCTGCCGTATTTTCCCATCCCGTTCAAGGAGACGGAGCTCGGGGCGGCGTTGAAGGCGGTCGAGGCGAGTATTGGTCTGGCCATTGCAGAGCTGAGACGGACGGCGTCGGCTGCGGATGCAACCCAAAATGGCGTCGCAAGTCAACTAGCGGAAAGGGGAAGCCAGAACGGAGCGCCACGGATAAAGATTGATCTGGAAAGGACAACAGCGTTCTTGTTCCAGACATATCTAACGTCGATTGGAGGGTTCACCAAGCCCGAAAAAGGGGCCACTCAGTTTCTCAAAG CTACCGATCTTCTCGAGGCGCAGTCAGACCTCTACCGGCGCATGTCGGCTAATCTCTACAGCACAAAAAACCCGGGCGAGTACTACCACATCCACGGCTCGCTCGAGGCATCCTCGACCCTCCGCATGCTGGGGTTGGAGGCGCGGCGTCCCGACCTGACGGAAAAGGGCCACGATGCCATTGTGGACGAGATCGAGTCCCGCGTGAGCCAGTACACCGTCAGCGAGCTCGAGTTCCTGAACGGGCTGAACCGCCAAGCCGGCGTCCAGGCGTTGAAGCACGAGGAATTCCTCCAGACTGCACAT GGCAAGGCAAACTCCAACTCACCGCCCTGGAGCGTCGACGCCATCGAGACGACAACACCACCGGCACCCTTCCTCCGGCCCATAAACCCCACCGGCGACGCGGCGCAGAGGCGGCCGCTGGCGGGGATCAAGGTGCTGGACGTCAGCCGCATCATCGCGGCGCCGACCATCGGGCGGATCCTGGCCGAGTACGGCGCCGACGTGCTCAAGATCAACTGCCCGCACCTGAGCGACGTGCCCTTCTTCCAGCTGGACGGCAACATGGGCAAGCGGACGGCCGAGCTGAACCTCAAGTCGGCCGACGGCAGAAAACGGTtcgaggagctgctggccgacgccgacgtcgTCATCGAGGGCTTCCGGCCCGGCGCCATCGAGAGGCTAGGGTACGGGCCGCGGGCGATGGCGAGCATGGCGGAGCGGCGCGGGAGGGGCTACGTCTACGTCAGCGAGACGTGCTTCGGGCACGTGGGGGAGTGGTCGAACCGGCCTGGGTGGCAGCAGATAGCCGATTGC GTCACCGGCCTGGCGTGGGAGCAAGGCCGCTTCCTCGGGCTCGACGAGCCGGTGGTGCCGCCGTTCCCCATCTCAGACTACGGCACCGGCTGCATGGGAGCCATAGCAGCCCTGACGGGACTCTACCACCGCGCCAAGTCGGGAGGGTCGTGGCACTGCAGGGCGTCGCTGATGCACTACGACCTCTTGCTCATCGGCATGGGCCAGTACCCGGACGACGTGAAGAGGTTCCTCCTGCACGGGGCTGGGGGCCAGGAAAAGGAAACGGAAAACGTGCAGGCCCCCAACAAGAAAACCGACAGCAACCACAGTAGCGGGACCAGTGCAAAGACAAAGACAAATGCCAACGTCCCCGAGTTCCCGCGCGACATTCGACACAGCCATTCGGTGGACCAGATCTCGGGGTCGGCATTGCAGATGATGCGGCGGCGCCATCCGGATTTCTTTGCGCAGCTCCCCGGCATGATGGAGACGTGGCACTCGGCGGGCTTCGGGgccgaggtggtggtggtgcagcCCGTGGCGCAAATAGAGGGGGTCGAGCTTGCCTACTCTCGCGGGAGCCGTCCCAACGGATCAGACGCCCCTGACTGGGATGGCTTTGATGGGCCCGGGAAGGATGTCAAGGTGACCTAA